The Hymenobacter sp. GOD-10R genome includes a window with the following:
- a CDS encoding alpha-L-arabinofuranosidase C-terminal domain-containing protein: MKKPTTKTTLARASVGVLTLLGLTFPPAQAQKPTLTLDFSKPSAAVSPMLYGLMTEEINHSYDGGLYAELISNRIFKDNPAAPDGWSLVQEGADSKGAIKLMAATLDNVPFPERRHAINEALTTCLRLTVEKAGGRVGVANEGYWGIPVKPATTYQASFYLKGSGSVPPPRQRPGQPAPPAEPVIEDQTAGPITVSIESNDGKTVYATGTVNLEKSVYWKKYNLALTTSANVKPTKDARFVISTNRPGLYYFNLVSLFPPTYNNRPNGNRPDLMQMMVDMKPTFLRFPGGNYLEGPLITDAFPWKTTLGPLESRPGHRGSWGYRASDGMGLMEFLLWCEDIKAEPLLGVYAGYSLNGDHIDAGPLLKPHVEDALNEIEYVMGDVSTYWGAKRAADGHPAPFKLRYIEIGNEDWFDRSNSYDGRFNQFRTAIEAKYPQLHCISTIADAQFPTMKVTTGKKPEILDEHYYRNSWDMWHNASQYDSYDRSGPKIFVGEWATREGVPTTNLNAALGDAAWMTGMERNADLIVMSCYAPLFVNVNTATATAKKAWQWDSDLIGYDALTSYGSPSYYVQKLFSEYLGTETVPTTGANIPMRERPRTKRDSTEGTTPKPVPSLFYAATKDAKTGAVYLKMVNTTGQKQPVDINLTGASKVASTATLVVLKGAKPEDTNSITEPKKIVPVTSKIKRVAPRFTRTLDPYSVTILQLQAGS; the protein is encoded by the coding sequence ATGAAAAAACCCACTACCAAAACAACACTTGCCCGGGCGAGCGTTGGCGTGCTAACGCTGCTAGGCCTGACCTTTCCCCCCGCGCAGGCCCAGAAGCCCACCCTCACCCTCGACTTCTCCAAGCCCAGCGCCGCGGTAAGCCCAATGCTCTACGGCTTGATGACTGAGGAAATTAACCACTCCTACGACGGAGGGTTGTACGCCGAGCTTATCAGCAACCGCATCTTCAAGGACAACCCCGCCGCGCCCGATGGCTGGAGTCTTGTGCAAGAGGGTGCGGACTCCAAAGGTGCCATCAAGCTGATGGCGGCCACCCTAGACAACGTTCCCTTCCCCGAGCGTCGTCACGCCATCAACGAAGCGCTGACTACCTGCCTGCGCCTGACCGTAGAGAAGGCCGGTGGCCGTGTTGGCGTGGCCAATGAGGGCTACTGGGGCATCCCGGTGAAGCCCGCCACTACCTATCAAGCCTCGTTTTACCTGAAAGGCTCCGGCAGTGTGCCGCCGCCCCGTCAACGGCCTGGCCAACCCGCCCCACCCGCTGAGCCCGTGATTGAGGACCAAACCGCCGGTCCTATCACGGTGAGCATCGAAAGCAACGACGGCAAAACCGTGTACGCCACCGGCACCGTCAACCTGGAGAAAAGCGTCTACTGGAAAAAGTATAACCTGGCGCTGACTACCAGCGCCAACGTGAAACCCACGAAAGACGCTCGGTTTGTTATTTCCACCAACCGCCCGGGGCTCTATTATTTCAACCTCGTTTCGCTGTTTCCGCCTACGTACAACAACCGCCCTAACGGCAACCGGCCGGATCTGATGCAGATGATGGTGGATATGAAGCCGACGTTCTTGCGGTTTCCGGGCGGCAACTACCTGGAAGGCCCCCTAATTACTGACGCCTTTCCTTGGAAAACGACCCTAGGTCCGCTGGAAAGCCGACCAGGCCATCGGGGCTCATGGGGCTACCGCGCCTCCGATGGCATGGGCCTGATGGAGTTCTTATTGTGGTGCGAGGACATAAAAGCCGAGCCGTTGCTGGGCGTATATGCTGGTTATTCCCTGAACGGAGACCATATCGACGCTGGTCCGCTGCTGAAGCCCCACGTGGAAGATGCCCTGAACGAAATCGAGTACGTGATGGGCGACGTCTCCACCTACTGGGGCGCCAAGCGCGCCGCCGACGGTCACCCGGCGCCCTTCAAACTGCGCTACATCGAGATTGGCAACGAAGACTGGTTTGACCGCAGCAACAGCTACGACGGCCGTTTCAATCAGTTTCGGACGGCTATCGAGGCCAAATACCCGCAGCTGCACTGCATTTCTACCATCGCCGATGCCCAGTTCCCGACCATGAAAGTGACGACCGGCAAAAAGCCAGAAATCCTGGACGAGCACTACTACCGCAACTCCTGGGACATGTGGCACAACGCGTCGCAATACGACAGCTATGACCGCAGCGGACCTAAAATTTTCGTGGGCGAGTGGGCTACGCGGGAAGGAGTTCCGACCACAAACTTAAACGCCGCACTAGGCGACGCCGCTTGGATGACCGGTATGGAACGCAACGCGGACCTCATTGTCATGTCGTGCTACGCACCCTTGTTTGTCAATGTCAATACGGCTACTGCCACCGCCAAAAAGGCTTGGCAGTGGGATTCGGACCTAATTGGCTACGACGCCCTGACCAGCTACGGTTCGCCCTCCTACTACGTCCAGAAGCTGTTCAGCGAATACCTAGGTACCGAAACCGTGCCCACGACGGGAGCCAACATCCCGATGCGTGAGCGGCCGCGCACCAAGCGCGATAGTACCGAGGGCACCACCCCAAAGCCCGTGCCTTCCTTGTTCTATGCCGCCACCAAGGATGCTAAAACGGGCGCGGTTTACTTGAAAATGGTGAACACCACGGGGCAGAAACAGCCCGTTGACATCAACTTGACAGGAGCCTCCAAAGTAGCCTCAACGGCAACGCTGGTGGTACTCAAAGGCGCCAAGCCGGAAGACACAAACTCTATCACGGAGCCAAAGAAGATCGTGCCGGTCACCTCGAAAATTAAGCGGGTGGCGCCTCGCTTCACCCGGACGCTAGACCCGTATTCGGTCACGATCCTGCAACTGCAAGCCGGCTCATAG
- a CDS encoding LamG-like jellyroll fold domain-containing protein: MRTNVLRCTRALKGGTLALGLLAGTQLAAQAQTLAFPGAGGFGRFATGARGVANPTVYVVTNLNDSGPGSLRDAVSKPGRFVVFAVGGIINLSSNLSVAPNTTIAGQTAPGDGIVTFNKRVTFTGSSNTICRFFRIRLGSTGNQGNDACGLANGSNMIFDHMSFTWGMDEVFSINWDGNGTAPDNITVQNSIIGQGLHRANHSAGGLIQTPDGGKVSLVGNLYISNKTRNPKVKGINEFVNNVVYDWGNGNRLGDNLNYGWSADAYIMGGSAGVSEVNIINNYFVGGPLTTPTLKTPFSRGTGTFNLFGAGNYFDNNKNGALDGAAVPYDTLGYPGIAPTGFRTQPFAYPTAQPKFTAAQAYQQVIDSVGATYPRRDQVDNLMVEEVKSKGTKGLYVYNETDLPFANGGLGVVFNAPARSDTDSDGLPDAWEDANGLNKNNPADAVAYSRASPQYLNIEVYINSLIKTPAPDFVKHPTGITLTATTTEVPTPSSKVVVTWADNSDNEQYFVLERSTDGIAFTDINHPAANATTYTDQTGLVPNQTYYYRLKAVGDTGSSAFSAPVSAKTPPLPSAPTVTNTPTPADNFQYAEVSNGKLTLKWLGATNTVTYVVKFGTDPAALTTRAELPYSATPSYEVSGLSENTTYYWRVDAVNDRGTAEGALWSFRTTQYIAPQLVGHWGFDEVEGTQILDQSSYNNTGVLGLDDDDASIRIPGKVFNALDFATARPDMYVVRIPQQDQLYLDQQSFSLSFWMKASAAQLPQDNNTSAYLLCKGSITRNATTGATGKRFNIEFKNKQLRFAIDDDKNKDELQATGAPFFTSEWVHVAALRDVPNKKLQLYLNGVFVKETATKALGIGEASALIVGNIGELEFLSTANQPAPYQGALDELKVFNFALTPAQIAQLAAGLPLAARNASKANQHLLEAFPNPFAGQATLRFRAPATGTAQLHVFNGLGQQVTTLFDGTVQAGRDYNFTMDGTHLAKGMYIGRLTTNGTVVTQRLLLK, translated from the coding sequence ATGAGAACAAACGTTCTACGCTGTACGCGTGCCTTAAAAGGAGGTACGCTTGCCCTTGGCTTATTGGCCGGCACCCAGTTGGCCGCGCAGGCCCAAACCCTAGCTTTCCCCGGCGCGGGTGGCTTCGGGCGCTTCGCTACCGGTGCCCGGGGCGTTGCCAACCCCACGGTGTACGTCGTGACCAACCTTAACGACAGCGGGCCGGGCTCTTTGCGCGACGCCGTGAGCAAGCCGGGGCGCTTCGTGGTGTTTGCCGTAGGTGGCATCATCAACCTATCTTCCAACCTGAGCGTGGCCCCCAACACCACCATTGCGGGGCAAACGGCGCCCGGCGATGGTATCGTCACCTTCAATAAGCGCGTCACGTTCACAGGGTCGAGCAACACCATTTGCCGCTTCTTTCGCATTCGGTTGGGCTCCACTGGCAACCAAGGTAACGATGCGTGCGGTCTGGCCAACGGCTCCAACATGATTTTCGACCACATGTCGTTTACCTGGGGCATGGACGAAGTTTTCTCCATCAACTGGGACGGCAACGGCACGGCACCCGACAACATCACCGTTCAAAACTCGATCATCGGGCAAGGCCTACACCGCGCCAACCACTCCGCCGGGGGCCTGATTCAGACGCCTGACGGCGGCAAAGTGAGCTTGGTGGGCAACCTCTACATCAGCAACAAGACCCGCAACCCCAAAGTAAAGGGTATCAATGAGTTCGTGAACAACGTGGTGTACGACTGGGGCAACGGTAACCGGCTCGGCGACAACCTCAACTACGGCTGGTCGGCCGATGCCTACATCATGGGCGGTTCGGCCGGCGTGTCGGAGGTGAACATCATCAACAACTACTTTGTCGGCGGTCCGCTGACAACACCCACGCTGAAAACGCCTTTCTCGCGGGGCACCGGCACGTTCAACTTATTCGGGGCCGGTAACTACTTCGATAACAACAAGAACGGCGCCCTCGACGGTGCCGCCGTGCCCTACGACACCCTAGGGTATCCGGGCATTGCGCCAACTGGTTTTCGAACGCAGCCATTCGCCTACCCCACTGCGCAACCTAAGTTTACAGCGGCGCAAGCCTACCAGCAGGTTATCGACAGCGTAGGCGCCACCTACCCGCGCCGCGACCAGGTGGATAACCTCATGGTGGAAGAGGTGAAATCGAAGGGCACCAAGGGGTTGTACGTGTACAATGAAACCGATCTGCCGTTCGCCAACGGCGGCCTAGGGGTCGTATTCAACGCTCCCGCCCGCTCGGATACCGACAGCGACGGCCTACCCGATGCGTGGGAAGATGCCAATGGGCTGAACAAGAACAACCCCGCCGACGCGGTAGCCTACAGCAGAGCTAGCCCCCAGTACCTCAACATTGAGGTGTATATCAACAGCCTCATCAAGACGCCCGCGCCGGATTTCGTGAAGCATCCTACCGGCATCACGCTCACGGCCACGACCACGGAAGTGCCCACCCCGAGCAGCAAGGTTGTGGTGACCTGGGCCGACAACTCCGACAACGAGCAGTACTTCGTGCTGGAGCGCTCCACCGATGGCATTGCCTTCACCGACATCAACCACCCGGCTGCCAACGCCACCACCTACACCGACCAAACGGGCCTAGTACCGAACCAGACCTATTATTACCGCCTAAAAGCCGTGGGTGATACCGGCTCCTCGGCCTTCAGTGCACCGGTTTCGGCTAAGACACCGCCGCTTCCCTCGGCTCCAACTGTTACGAACACGCCCACCCCCGCCGACAACTTCCAGTACGCGGAGGTGAGTAATGGCAAGCTGACCCTGAAATGGCTCGGGGCTACCAATACCGTGACCTACGTGGTGAAGTTTGGTACCGACCCGGCCGCACTAACAACCCGCGCAGAACTGCCCTACTCCGCTACTCCTTCCTACGAGGTGAGCGGGCTCTCGGAAAATACCACCTACTACTGGCGCGTAGATGCCGTGAATGATCGTGGCACGGCCGAAGGCGCGCTGTGGTCCTTCCGTACTACCCAATACATTGCACCTCAACTGGTTGGTCACTGGGGCTTCGATGAAGTGGAAGGCACCCAGATTCTGGATCAATCGAGCTACAACAACACCGGCGTGCTAGGTCTCGATGACGATGATGCCAGTATCCGCATTCCGGGCAAGGTGTTCAACGCCCTCGACTTTGCCACCGCCCGCCCGGATATGTACGTAGTGCGCATCCCCCAGCAGGATCAGCTCTACCTCGATCAGCAATCTTTCTCCCTGTCTTTTTGGATGAAAGCCAGCGCGGCGCAATTGCCCCAGGACAACAACACGAGCGCCTACCTGCTCTGCAAAGGCTCCATCACCCGCAACGCCACCACAGGCGCCACCGGCAAGCGCTTCAATATTGAGTTTAAGAACAAGCAGCTGCGTTTCGCCATCGATGACGATAAGAACAAGGACGAGTTGCAAGCCACCGGCGCGCCCTTCTTCACCAGCGAGTGGGTGCACGTAGCGGCCCTGCGCGACGTGCCCAACAAGAAGCTCCAGCTGTACCTGAATGGCGTATTTGTGAAAGAAACCGCTACCAAAGCCCTAGGTATCGGCGAAGCCAGTGCCTTAATTGTGGGCAACATCGGAGAGCTAGAGTTCTTGTCAACAGCAAATCAACCCGCTCCTTACCAGGGCGCTTTGGATGAGCTAAAGGTGTTCAACTTTGCCCTTACGCCCGCGCAGATTGCCCAGCTGGCAGCCGGCCTGCCGCTCGCTGCTCGCAATGCTAGCAAGGCCAATCAGCATCTGCTCGAAGCATTTCCCAACCCGTTTGCTGGGCAGGCCACGCTTCGCTTCCGCGCGCCGGCCACAGGTACCGCCCAACTACACGTATTCAACGGATTGGGGCAACAGGTAACCACGCTGTTTGACGGCACGGTCCAAGCCGGCCGCGACTACAACTTCACCATGGATGGTACCCACCTAGCTAAAGGCATGTACATCGGCCGCCTGACTACCAATGGTACAGTGGTCACCCAGCGCCTATTGCTGAAATAG